From one Triticum urartu cultivar G1812 chromosome 3, Tu2.1, whole genome shotgun sequence genomic stretch:
- the LOC125542335 gene encoding CDP-diacylglycerol--serine O-phosphatidyltransferase 1 — protein sequence MEVNGRHKPTREYIDRGCNGVKPPNNFGEVDPWTAWAYRPRTISLLLMGTCFLIWASGALNPEGSFSADRVSSVKRGVFAMIAVFLAYSFLQAPSTVLIRPHPAIWRLVHGMAVVYLVALTFLLFQTRDDARQFMKYLHPDLGVELPERSYGTDCRIYVPDHPKSRFNNVYDILFDEFVIAHILGWWGKAIMIRNQPLLWVLSIGFELMELTFRHMLPNFNECWWDSIVLDILICNWFGIWAGMKTVRYFDGRTYEWVGLSRQPNIMSKVKRTLGQFTPAQWDKDEWYPLLGPWRFIQVLSLCVIFMTIELNTFFLKFCLWIPPRNPLIVYRLVLWWLIAIPTIREYNTYLQDRNSVKKVGSFCWLSLAICIIELLICIKFGHGLFPKSMPSWLIIFWTTVATLLTMFLFVWTWKIYRTMIRKRL from the exons ATGGAGGTCAACGGTCGTCACAAGCCTACAAGAGAGTATATCGACAGAGGGTGCAATGGTGTAAAACCGCCCAATAATTTCGGCGAAGTTGATCCCTGGACCGCGTGGGCGTACAGGCCACGGACCATCTCGTTGTTACTCATGGGAACCTGCTTTTTAAT TTGGGCAAGTGGTGCTCTTAATCCAGAAGGAAGCTTCTCTGCTGACCGTGTCTCATCTGTAAAAAG GGGCGTCTTTGCGATGATTGCTGTTTTCTTGGCTTATTCTTTTCTTCAGGCACCTTCAAC TGTGCTCATCAGACCACATCCTGCAATTTGGCGCCTGGTCCATGGGATGGCAGTTGTTTACCTTGTGGCCCTCACATTTTTGCTTTTCCAG ACTCGTGATGATGCCAGGCAGTTCATGAAGTACCTTCACCCTGACCTTGGTGTTG AATTACCTGAAAGATCCTATGGAACCGACTGCCGTATATATGTACCTGATCATCCGAAAAGCAGGTTTAACAATGTTTAT GACATCCTTTTTGACGAATTTGTTATTGCCCATATCCTTGGATGGTGGGGAAAGGCTATAATGATACGAAACCAACCACTTCTATGGGTGTTATCAATTGGTTTTGAGTTAATGGAG CTAACTTTTCGACATATGTTGCCAAATTTTAACGAATGCTGGTGGGATAGCATTGTTCTAGACATATTGATATGCAATTGGTTTG GTATCTGGGCTGGTATGAAGACTGTGAGATATTTTGATGGGAGGACATATGAATGGGTTGGCTTGAGTCGCCAGCCCAATATTATGAGTAAG GTGAAAAGGACACTAGGTCAGTTCACACCAGCACAGTGGGACAAGGATGAGTGGTACCCTCTGCTTGGCCCTTGGAGATTCATCCAAGTGCTAAGCCTGTGCGTAATTTTCATGACCATCGAACTTAACACATTCTTTCTTAAGTTCTGCCTCTGGATTCCTCCCCGGAATCCCTTGATTGTCTACCGACTGGTCCTTTGGTGGTTGATTGCGATACCAACCATCCGCGAATACAACACCTATTTGCAGGACAG GAACTCTGTGAAGAAGGTGGGGTCTTTCTGTTGGCTTTCGCTGGCTATATGCATCATAGAGCTTCTGATCTGCATCAAGTTTGGACATG GTCTCTTCCCGAAGTCGATGCCGTCATGGCTGATCATATTCTGGACGACGGTGGCCACGCTTCTCACGATGTTCCTTTTTGTGTGGACATGGAAAATTTACAGAACAATGATTAGAAAAAGGTTGTGA